The bacterium genome contains the following window.
CGCGTCGAGCGTCCCCGCGCACTGCGGCCCCGTCACCTCGAAGGCGAAGAGGTCGATGCTCTTGGCCAGCCCGTTCGCCTCGAACTGCGCGGCGTAGTAGGGCGGGTTGTACGGCATCATCAGCGCCGGCGGGTCGTCGAACCCCTCGACGAGCAGCCCGAGGACGTCGTTGGTGGTGAAGTTCGTCGGCCCGCGCATGACCGACTTCCCCTCGGCGCGCAGCCACTCGCCGGCGGCCTCGAAGAGCGCCCGCGCGACGTCGGGATCCTCCGTCGCCTCGTAGAGGCCGAAGAAGCCGACGTTCGCCTCGTCCGCGTGGAACTGGCCGAAGCGGTCGTTGCGGATCGCGGCGATCGTGCCGACGACCTCGCCGTTCCGCCGCGCCAGCAGCGGCTGGATCTTCGCGTACTCGAAGACCGGGTTCTTGCGCGGATCGAGGAAGTCGCGCCGCTCCGTCAGCAGCGGCGGCACCCAGACCGGGTCCTTCGCGTAGAGCTTGAAGGGAAAGCGGATGAACGCCTCGACTTGGGCGCGCGAGGAGACCGGCTCGATCGTCAGGGAATTGGGCATGGCGGCGTCCGCGGGGCCGCGGGGCGGCCCCGCCGAATCACTTGATCAGGCCGAAGATCCGCCCGCCCTCGGCGAAGCGGTCGAGCGCCAGCTGCATCTGCTGGCGGGTGTGGCCCGCGGTGACCGAGATCCGCACGAGGCAGCGGCCCGGCGGCACGGCCGGGGGCACGACGGGGTTGATGAAGACGCCGTGCTCGCTCAGCCAGCGCCAGAACTTGAACAGGTGCTCGAGCTCCCCGACCATCACCGGGATGACCGGCGTCTCGGTCGGGCCGGTGTCGAACCCCAGCTCGTCGAGCCCCTTCTTCAGGAAGGTGGCGTTGTCCCAGAGCCGCTGGATCCGCTCCGGCTCCTGCTCCAGCACGTCGAGCGCGGCGAGGACCGCGGCCACGCTCGCCGGGGCGGCGGAGGCGGAGAACATGAACGGGCGGCTGCGGTGCTTGAGGAAGTTGATCGCCCGCTCCGAGCCGGCGATGAAGCCGCCGATGGCGGCCAGCGACTTGGAGAAGGTGCCCATGATCAGGTCCACCTTGTCGGTGAGCCCGAAGTGGTCCGCCGTGCCGCGGCCCCCCGCGCCGAGGACGCCGAGGCCGTGCGCGTCGTCGACCATGACCGAGGCGTTGTACTTCGCGGCCAGCTCGACGATCTGCGGCAGCTTGCAGATGTCCCCTTCCATCGAGAAGACGCCGTCGGTGACGATCAGCTTGCCCGCGTCGATCGGCAGCGCGGCCAGCTCCCGCTCGAGGTCCGCCATGTCGCTGTGGCCGAAGCGCACCGTCTTGGCGAAGGAGAGGTAGCAGCCGTCCACGATGCAGGCGTGGTTCATCTTGTCGGAGAGGATGTACTCGCCGCGGCCCGCGATGCAGGAGAGGACGCCGGTGTTCGTCTGGAACCCGGTCGGGAAGACCAGCGCCGCTTCCTTGCCCACGAAGCGGGCCAGCCGCTCCTCGAGCTCGAGGTGGATCGGCAGGGTCCCGTTGAGGAACCGCGAGCCGGCGCAGCCGGTGCCGTACTTGGCGATCGCCTCCATCGAGCGCTGCTTGACCAGCGGGTGGGTGGTCAGCTCGAGGTAGGAGTTGGAGCCGAGCATCAGCGTCGGACGGCCGTTCGTGACGACCTCGGTGTCCTGCCCGCTCTCGATCACGCGGAAATAGGGATAGATCCCCATCGTCTTCAGATCGTCGGCCAAGTGGAACCGCCGGCACTTGTCGAAAATCGAGGCGCGGTCCTTGGCGGTGGCGGGCCGGGCCTCTTCCTGCCCGGAGACGGGGGTCGTCGGTTGAAGCATTCTGTTCACCTCAATAAGAACGGTCAGCCCAAAGCAGCCGGCAGTTTACAACGGACGGCCCCGCGCCACGAAGAGCGGGGCGCCTTAGGGCGAAAATTGGCCCAAAAAGAAACGCCGCCGCGTCCGTGGGGGCGCGGCGGCGTCGCAGGGGCCTGTCTTACCCGTTGATCCGGGCGAATTCCTTCATGAAGTCGGCCACCGCCTGGACGGAGGCCAGCGAGACGGCGTTGTAGGTCGAGACGCGGATCCCGCCCGTCGAGCGGTGCCCCTTCATCCCGACCAGCCCGGCCTTCTTCCCCTCGGCCACGAACTTCGCGTCCAGCTCCTCGTTCGGGAGGCGGAAGACGACGTTCATCAGCGAGCGGCTGTCCTTGGCCACCGGGCCGCGGTAGAAGCCGTTGGAGCCGTCGATCGCGCCGTAGATGACCTCGCCCTTGGCCTTGTTGACCTTCTCCATCGCCGCGAGGCCGCCGTTCTTCTTCAGCCAGCGCAGGGTCAGGTTGGAGAGGTAGATCGCGAACACCGGCGGGGTGTTGAACAGCGACTCCTTGGCGGCGTGCGTCTGGTACTTGAGCATCGTCGGCAGGTCCTGGCGGCACTGGGCCAGCAGGTCGTCGCGGAGGATGACGATCGTCACGCCCGCGGGGCCGAGGTTCTTCTGCGCGCCGGCGTAGATCGCGCCGAACTGCTTGCCGTCGAACGGGTGCGACAGGAAGTCGGACGACATGTCGGCGACGAGCGGCACGTTCCCGGTCTTCGGGTACTCGTGCCATTCGGTGCCGTAGATCGTGTTGTTCGTGGTGATGTGGACGTAGGCGGCCTTCGGGTCGAGCTTCAGCTCGTCCTGCCGCGGGATCCGCGTGTAGCCGCCGTTCTCCTTCGTGTCCGCGGCGATGTTCACGGTTCCCTGGAGCTTCGCCTCCTTGACGGCGTTCTCGCTCCAGTGGCCGGTCACGACGTAGTCGGCCGCGCGGCCGGGGCCGAGGAGGTTCATCGGCAGCATCGTGAACTGCAGGCTCGCGCCGCCGCCGAGGAACAGGACCTTGTACTCGTCGCCGAGCCCGATCAGCTCCTTGACGTTGGCCATCGCCTCGTGGTGGACGGCGTCGTATTCCTTCGACCGGTGGCTCATCTCGAGGATGCTCATCCCGGTGCCCTGGAAGTCGAGCAGCTCGGCCTTCGCCTCTTCGAGGATCTCGAGCGGCAGGGCCGCGGGGCCCGCGCCGAAGTTGTGCACGCGCTTCATTCTCTTGTCCCTCCGTTGGGCCGGGGCGGACGGCGTCCGCCCCGCGCCGATTCGTCGCTTCCCCGGGCCGCCGCGCGGCGCCGGGGCCGGCCGCTACAGCTTGTTCTGGGCGAGGAGCCCGACGATCTGCTCGATCTGCTCGCCGATCCGCAGCAGGTTCTCCTTGGTGGAGGCGCCGATGTGGGGCGAGAAGAGGCACTTGGTGCTCTGGAGCAGCGGCGAGTTCTGCGGCGGGTCGTTGTACCAGACGTCGGTGCAGTAGGCGCCGACCTGGCCTTCGTCGAGGGCCGCCTTCATGTCCTCTTCGACGATCACCTTGCCGCGGCAGGTGTTGACGATCACCACGCCCTTCTTCATCTCGGAGAGCGTCTTCTTGTTGAGCATCCCGCGGGTCTCGTCGGTCAGCGGGGTGTGCAGCGAGAGGTACTGGGCCTGCGCGAACAGCTCCTCGCGCGTCGCCGCGCGGCGCACGCCGGTGGAGGCGAAGACGTCGTCCGGGAGGTACGGGTCGAAGGCCACGACGTCCATGCCGAAGGCGAGGGCGCGCTTGGCCACTTCGCGGGCGATCCGGCCGAGGCCGTAGAGGCCGAGCGTCTTGCCGAACAGCTCGGTGCGGGTCAGCTCCTTCTTGAGCCACTTGCCGGCGACCATGCTGTTGTGGGCTTCGACGATCCGGGCCGAAGCGGACGTCATCATCGCGAACGCCAGCTCGGCCACGGCGATCGAGCTCGCCTCGGGCGTGTTCTTGACGATCACGCCCTTGGACTCGGCGTGGGCGCGGTCCACGTTGTCGAGGCCGACGCCGCCGCGGATGATCAGCTTGAGGTTCTTGCCCTTGTCGATGAACGCCTTGTCGGCGGTCGTCTTGCTGCGGATCAAGGCCACGTGCGCCTCGGGGAGGCGCTCCATGTCCTTGGTCACTTCGCCGAAGCGGGACAGCTTCTCCGGCAGGGTCGCGTCGAAGGAGTCGCACATCAGGATCAGCATCTGCTCTTCTCCTGCTCCCGGGCGGGGAGCCCGATAGGGAACGTGGTCAGTCTTCGATCCGGCGGACGACGAGGCCCGAGCGGAGCTTCGGCTCGAACCAGGTGGACTTGGGCGGCATGATCTTCCCGGCGTCGGCGATCGCCATCAGCTGCTCGACGCTCGTCGGGTGCATCAGGAAGGCGACCTTGGCGTCCTCGCGGCAGCGGCGCTCGAGCTCGCCCACGCCGCGGATGCCGCCGACGAAGTCGATCCGCTTGTCGGTCCGCGGGTCCTCGATCCCCAGCGTCGGATGCAGCAGGTTCTCCTGCAGGATCGAGACGTCGAGGCCGCGCACGGGGTCGTCGGCGGGGAAGGTTCCCGGCTTCGCCGCGAGGCGGAACCAGCGGCCGCCGAGGAACATGCCGAAGCGGCGCGGGCCTTCCGGCCGCGGCGTCGCCGCCGGGGCGACGTCGAACCGCTCGCCGATCCGGGCGAGGAACTGCTCTTCCGTCAGGCCGTGGAGGTCGAGCACGACGCGGTTGTAGTCCATGATCCGCAGCTGGTCGTGCGGGAAGAAGACGGCCATGAAGAAGTTGTACGGCTCCGTGCCGTCGTGCTTCGGGTTCAGCGAGCGGCGCAGGGCGCGCACGCGGCTGGCCGAGGCGCTGCGGTGGTGGCCGTCTGCGACGTAGGTCACGTCCACGGCGGCGAAGCCGCGCTGGATCTCGGCGACCGCCTGCGGGTCGTCCACGACCCAGACCGTGTGCCCGATGCCGTCGTCGGCCACGAAGTCGTAGACCGGCGGCTTGGCCGTCTCGCGGGCCACCGCGGCGTCGATCTCGGGGCGCGCGCGGTAGGTGAGGAAGACCGGCTCCGCGTGGGCGTTCTGCTCGTCCACGTGGCGCGTGCGGTCGTCTTCCTTGTCCTTGCGCGTCAGCTCGTGCTTCTTGATCTTGTCGTTGTCGTACTCGTCCACGCTGGCGAGGGCGGTGATGCCGGTCTGGACGTGGTCGCCCATCTTCTGGCGGTAGATGTAGATCGCCGGGCGGCCGTCCTTGACGAGCGTGCCCTCGGCCACGAAGCGGTCGAGGTTGGCGCGCCCCGTCGCGTAGACGCGGGCGTCGTAGAGGTCCACGCCCTGCGGCAGGTCGATCTCGGGCTTGCAGACGTGCAGGAAGGTGTAGGGGTTCCCTTCCGCCATCCGGCGGGCCTCGGCGGAGTTGAGGACGTCGTACGGCGGCCCCGCGACCTTCGCGGCCAAAGCGGCGGGCGGACGGTAACCGCGGAACGGGCGGACATCGGCCATGGGTAAGGATTCCTCCGGCGACGAAAATGTGGGGGGCGGCCGCGGTGGGTTCGGCCAACCCACGAAACCGGCTAAGTGTGGCACAAATCGCCTGCTTTTTCCGGCCCGTTACCTTCTCCGGGGGCGGGGCGTCTCCATGGCGTGAGGGGACCGGAGATCCCCGACGAAGGAGACACGATGAAGACGCTCGCCAAGTCGTTGACGTTCCTCGCCGGTCTGGCGCTCGCCGCCGGGGCGGCCTACGCCGCCGGCGACCCGCCGCAGGCCGGTCCCGGCGCCCCGCCGCCGCCGCCGGGCTGCCCCTGCATGCAGCAGGGCATGGGCCCCGGCTGCGGGATGGCTCCCGGCCGCGGGATGGGTCCCGGCATGCAGGGCAAGATGGGCCGCCGCCACGGTATGCGCGGGGACCACGGCTTCGGCTTCGGGCCGTGGATGGCGCGCGAGCTGAACCTGACCGCCGACCAGCAGACGAAGATCAAGGGAATCGCCGACGCCCGCAAGGACGCCCTCGAGAAGGCCGCGAAGGGCGCGGCCGACGCGCGCGAGGCGCTGCGGCTGAAGGTCCACGACCCCGCGGCGAGCGAGGACGCGGTCCGCGCCGCGGCGACGGCCGCCGCGCAGGCCAAGGTCCAGCTCGCCGTCGAACGGCACAAGATGCTCGTCGAGATCAACGGCGCGCTGA
Protein-coding sequences here:
- a CDS encoding hydroxyacid dehydrogenase, which translates into the protein MLILMCDSFDATLPEKLSRFGEVTKDMERLPEAHVALIRSKTTADKAFIDKGKNLKLIIRGGVGLDNVDRAHAESKGVIVKNTPEASSIAVAELAFAMMTSASARIVEAHNSMVAGKWLKKELTRTELFGKTLGLYGLGRIAREVAKRALAFGMDVVAFDPYLPDDVFASTGVRRAATREELFAQAQYLSLHTPLTDETRGMLNKKTLSEMKKGVVIVNTCRGKVIVEEDMKAALDEGQVGAYCTDVWYNDPPQNSPLLQSTKCLFSPHIGASTKENLLRIGEQIEQIVGLLAQNKL
- a CDS encoding Spy/CpxP family protein refolding chaperone; amino-acid sequence: MKTLAKSLTFLAGLALAAGAAYAAGDPPQAGPGAPPPPPGCPCMQQGMGPGCGMAPGRGMGPGMQGKMGRRHGMRGDHGFGFGPWMARELNLTADQQTKIKGIADARKDALEKAAKGAADAREALRLKVHDPAASEDAVRAAATAAAQAKVQLAVERHKMLVEINGALTPEQQKQLQDLRAKMPERRGQRRPGMRPRADVAM
- the serC gene encoding 3-phosphoserine/phosphohydroxythreonine transaminase → MKRVHNFGAGPAALPLEILEEAKAELLDFQGTGMSILEMSHRSKEYDAVHHEAMANVKELIGLGDEYKVLFLGGGASLQFTMLPMNLLGPGRAADYVVTGHWSENAVKEAKLQGTVNIAADTKENGGYTRIPRQDELKLDPKAAYVHITTNNTIYGTEWHEYPKTGNVPLVADMSSDFLSHPFDGKQFGAIYAGAQKNLGPAGVTIVILRDDLLAQCRQDLPTMLKYQTHAAKESLFNTPPVFAIYLSNLTLRWLKKNGGLAAMEKVNKAKGEVIYGAIDGSNGFYRGPVAKDSRSLMNVVFRLPNEELDAKFVAEGKKAGLVGMKGHRSTGGIRVSTYNAVSLASVQAVADFMKEFARING
- a CDS encoding aminotransferase class I/II-fold pyridoxal phosphate-dependent enzyme; the encoded protein is MGIYPYFRVIESGQDTEVVTNGRPTLMLGSNSYLELTTHPLVKQRSMEAIAKYGTGCAGSRFLNGTLPIHLELEERLARFVGKEAALVFPTGFQTNTGVLSCIAGRGEYILSDKMNHACIVDGCYLSFAKTVRFGHSDMADLERELAALPIDAGKLIVTDGVFSMEGDICKLPQIVELAAKYNASVMVDDAHGLGVLGAGGRGTADHFGLTDKVDLIMGTFSKSLAAIGGFIAGSERAINFLKHRSRPFMFSASAAPASVAAVLAALDVLEQEPERIQRLWDNATFLKKGLDELGFDTGPTETPVIPVMVGELEHLFKFWRWLSEHGVFINPVVPPAVPPGRCLVRISVTAGHTRQQMQLALDRFAEGGRIFGLIK
- a CDS encoding DUF1015 family protein gives rise to the protein MADVRPFRGYRPPAALAAKVAGPPYDVLNSAEARRMAEGNPYTFLHVCKPEIDLPQGVDLYDARVYATGRANLDRFVAEGTLVKDGRPAIYIYRQKMGDHVQTGITALASVDEYDNDKIKKHELTRKDKEDDRTRHVDEQNAHAEPVFLTYRARPEIDAAVARETAKPPVYDFVADDGIGHTVWVVDDPQAVAEIQRGFAAVDVTYVADGHHRSASASRVRALRRSLNPKHDGTEPYNFFMAVFFPHDQLRIMDYNRVVLDLHGLTEEQFLARIGERFDVAPAATPRPEGPRRFGMFLGGRWFRLAAKPGTFPADDPVRGLDVSILQENLLHPTLGIEDPRTDKRIDFVGGIRGVGELERRCREDAKVAFLMHPTSVEQLMAIADAGKIMPPKSTWFEPKLRSGLVVRRIED
- a CDS encoding N-acetyltransferase, with the translated sequence MPNSLTIEPVSSRAQVEAFIRFPFKLYAKDPVWVPPLLTERRDFLDPRKNPVFEYAKIQPLLARRNGEVVGTIAAIRNDRFGQFHADEANVGFFGLYEATEDPDVARALFEAAGEWLRAEGKSVMRGPTNFTTNDVLGLLVEGFDDPPALMMPYNPPYYAAQFEANGLAKSIDLFAFEVTGPQCAGTLDAVVEKILARGRVKIRQVNMSKLKNELEFVRRCYNDAWKDNWGFVPWTDAELAYLVKEIRPVIDPRVSFVGEVDGEPAGISISVPDANQALKLANGKLFPFGLAKLLWKLKVSGCSRLRTIALGIRPEHRRLGLDAVFIQRTIANGVPLGYGVGEMGWILETNDAMIRPLTRINARRSKVYRIYDRAL